One region of Acidimicrobiia bacterium genomic DNA includes:
- a CDS encoding ABC transporter substrate-binding protein has product MPRRTDRPGRPKPSSPRARGTAPATSCHALVAIGLVAVLLVACSPRPQSGVATATVRVRGNCDTSRVVEVGATLPLSGTSAALAREYLTGLELAVDDVNKAGGVLGDNRCLELLYKNDRGDSATATQAISDLVDDESVTYVVGPLLPGQIMAAGATLARLGIPTGGLSGIDATFRPAHYPWMFPIAASNATVATKMAQYAAAQSWSRVGIVSAPGAVGDQSVATFTRAARRLGVSVVGRVAVSPRQDASREVETLRSTGPQGVVILNDAVAITRVLSARAQLGWRAPVVTTAAATDAAVVDAVKPPALNEVAAVVPQPLVLTPDVSVPAVRSFRDVVRRHLHAGRIDGSIVAFAQAYDAVIMLASTANSIHSTSATSLRTYLENAGFQGLLASYSYTTSSHAGIAGDQLAVVPVDSLSNGLFAQPGPAPSTS; this is encoded by the coding sequence GTGCCACGCCGCACTGACCGGCCTGGTCGCCCGAAGCCGTCGTCGCCGCGGGCTCGCGGCACGGCCCCGGCGACGAGCTGCCACGCACTCGTCGCGATCGGGCTCGTCGCCGTGCTGCTGGTCGCGTGCAGTCCTCGGCCGCAGTCCGGCGTCGCGACCGCGACCGTCCGCGTCAGGGGCAACTGCGATACCTCACGGGTCGTCGAGGTCGGCGCCACCCTCCCGCTGTCGGGAACCTCGGCCGCGCTCGCACGGGAGTACCTCACGGGTCTCGAGCTCGCCGTCGATGACGTCAACAAGGCTGGCGGTGTCCTTGGCGACAACCGGTGTCTCGAGCTCCTCTACAAGAACGACCGGGGCGATTCGGCCACCGCGACGCAGGCCATCTCCGACCTGGTCGACGACGAGTCGGTGACGTATGTCGTGGGTCCGTTGCTCCCCGGGCAGATCATGGCCGCCGGAGCGACGCTGGCACGTCTCGGGATCCCAACCGGCGGCCTCTCGGGGATTGATGCCACGTTCCGCCCGGCGCACTATCCCTGGATGTTCCCGATTGCCGCCTCGAACGCCACGGTGGCCACGAAGATGGCGCAGTACGCCGCCGCGCAGTCTTGGTCGCGCGTGGGAATCGTCTCCGCTCCCGGTGCGGTCGGCGACCAGAGCGTCGCGACCTTCACCCGCGCCGCGCGGCGACTCGGGGTGTCTGTCGTGGGTCGCGTCGCCGTCTCGCCACGCCAGGACGCGAGCCGCGAAGTCGAAACGCTGCGCAGCACCGGCCCGCAAGGCGTGGTCATCCTCAATGACGCCGTCGCCATCACCCGAGTGCTCTCAGCTCGGGCGCAGCTCGGTTGGCGCGCACCGGTCGTTACCACCGCCGCGGCCACCGATGCGGCCGTCGTCGACGCGGTGAAACCGCCGGCGCTGAACGAGGTCGCCGCCGTCGTGCCCCAGCCGCTCGTCCTCACGCCGGATGTCTCGGTCCCCGCGGTTCGGAGCTTCCGAGACGTCGTGCGACGTCACCTCCACGCGGGGCGCATCGACGGCTCGATCGTCGCCTTCGCTCAGGCCTACGACGCCGTCATCATGCTGGCTTCAACCGCCAACAGCATCCACTCGACGAGTGCGACCAGCCTCCGCACGTACCTCGAGAACGCGGGCTTCCAGGGGCTGCTGGCCTCCTACTCGTACACCACCTCTTCCCATGCGGGGATCGCTGGCGACCAGCTCGCGGTGGTCCCGGTCGATTCGCTGTCGAACGGCCTCTTCGCACAGCCAGGTCCGGCCCCCTCGACCAGCTGA
- a CDS encoding MFS transporter: MAITRADADGPGVCPPPVRRRGGLPTGLPATAGRVAAWVAGTLILWAVLARVLAKGLPPGIVVLGVIYGSLYALVAIGIVLVYRANRIINFAQAQLGVVAAILAIELHVTYGVSYVLSCLAGIAAAIVLGALISLLPRHFRKSSRLILTVATIALAQTLTGLATIVPLWFCDPAKNQACLTATRNQSFNTPLNAHFSIYPVIFMGNDVVALVGAAAFVVALTLFLRYSKYGVAIRAAADNGDRAMLLGIPVPRLDTIVWCLAAVLSAAAVLLRVPVLGFGGFQTVSGGGDELLLFTLAAAVIGRMESMPRTAVAAIAIGIYQSLVTWTFANTTFVDATLALVIVVALLAQRDAYRRVSNALGSTWRDIAAVRPIPRQLAQLGEVRWSGRVIKLGLLAAAAALPAVLSGSQTYLAALILIYAIVGLSLLVLTGWAGQISLGQFALAGVGGATTAVLFQRHGWDFLLALAAGVVVGALTALLIGVPALRIQGPFLAVTTLAFALGVSTYFLNPANLPWFVTVQISRPTILGANVLDADWQIYYLCLVSFLVVMLAVRSLRRSRIGRALIATRDNEAATSAAALNTTRMKLTAFLISGGIAGFAGAIFVVHQRGVNSGSFNADISIALFLMVVVGGAGSLPGVVIGAIYVWGTQYYLHGGFSLVASGLGILILLIVLPEGLGGLLYQLRDRLLRELARRKNIPLSGAVVPAAEPSGQDRGATAILEDAQRSSPRDPSRTGPRQPVGRLTGGPTPDGSQPGATADGSADPAASRGPRSTGRALLPLIVVTGLAAMAQLNALALVLLLPDLRGSFHSGLFFVSTIAVVGIQVGLLLDVGIGGLANRVRRMRLLCAGMGLVAVCSVLVVVAGRAQSVVLLDVATAAVAVAGWAFTSTQNSLLADHYPPEVRPRVHFIQRAGIAGALALGPALVGALEIFYRWQVPFLVLAVPTLVLVALGLLVRGPTSREWAGAPRADAEEPPSFAEAIRVLFAKPSIRRLYYSLPFLAVLIVGMRHFADLLYRNVFHLSAGGRALVFALVEPSTFVGLVVGLIVVPRLMARDLGRAVRLVSYAAVGAAACLAAMALAPNVAWAAGAQFTYGLAAAWLLASIYTAVSVAAPPRMVPLAFALTSLWFGFGVGVIAPAGLSLISTVNGLAGYRGGFYVYVALLLIGSRVLASATRSLNRDVEQLRITALADAEILRSRAAGRAQLLMVRSLDAGYDGLQVLFGVDLDVDDGELVAILGTNGAGKSTLLRAISGLNTATAGEVIFDGRDITTVDAARVVSRGIVQVPGGRGIFAGLSVAENLRAAAWQHNGDGHDREDVTEVALGRFPVLRDRWDVPAGSLSGGEQQMLSLALAFLARPRLLMIDELSLGLAPVVIDMLIDVVDAIHESGTTVILVEQSVNLALRLAGRAVFMERGQVRFTGATSELADRDDLIRAVFLDGARPPAPSDEPAGPTRVDAGPRRAAASTVPDGVVLASSGLRRRFGGVTAVDGVSLELHAGEILGLVGPNGAGKTTLFELLSGHLAPDRGRVRMFGADVTEWPAHRRAAAGLGRSFQSARLWPGLTVGESLALAASKRLHSPGVLASLLGLPTVRRAERQAERAADEVIEMFGLGDYRDYLTADLSTGTRRLVELAVLVAMRPSILLLDEPSAGTAQSEALALVPVLRDTTAWLRCSTIVVEHDIALVRALADRVAAMDTGSIVAVGSPDDVFRHPRVVEAYLGATPH; encoded by the coding sequence ATGGCGATCACGCGCGCCGACGCCGATGGGCCGGGTGTCTGCCCACCGCCGGTCCGACGTCGGGGCGGCCTGCCGACGGGCTTGCCCGCGACCGCCGGACGGGTGGCGGCATGGGTCGCCGGGACGCTGATCCTCTGGGCGGTCCTCGCCCGCGTGTTGGCGAAGGGCCTGCCGCCCGGGATCGTCGTGCTCGGCGTGATCTACGGGTCGCTGTACGCGCTGGTGGCGATCGGGATCGTGCTCGTGTACCGGGCGAACCGCATCATCAACTTCGCCCAGGCTCAGCTGGGCGTCGTCGCGGCCATCCTCGCCATCGAGCTGCACGTCACGTACGGCGTCAGCTACGTCCTCTCGTGCCTCGCCGGGATCGCTGCCGCGATCGTCCTCGGGGCCCTCATCAGCCTCCTGCCGCGGCACTTTCGCAAGAGCTCACGGCTGATCCTGACCGTCGCCACGATCGCGCTCGCGCAGACGCTCACCGGCCTGGCGACGATCGTTCCCCTCTGGTTCTGTGACCCGGCCAAGAACCAAGCCTGTCTCACCGCGACGCGCAACCAGTCCTTCAACACGCCGCTCAACGCGCACTTCTCGATCTACCCCGTCATCTTCATGGGCAACGACGTCGTGGCGCTCGTCGGGGCGGCCGCCTTCGTCGTGGCGCTCACGTTGTTCCTGCGCTACTCGAAGTACGGCGTGGCCATCCGAGCCGCGGCAGACAACGGCGATCGGGCGATGCTGCTCGGTATTCCCGTGCCGCGCCTCGACACGATCGTGTGGTGCCTGGCCGCGGTTCTCTCGGCGGCGGCGGTCCTGTTGCGGGTGCCGGTCCTCGGGTTCGGCGGCTTCCAGACCGTGTCGGGTGGCGGCGACGAGCTGCTGCTCTTCACGCTGGCCGCGGCGGTCATCGGCCGGATGGAGAGCATGCCGCGCACCGCGGTGGCCGCCATCGCCATCGGCATCTATCAGTCCCTCGTCACCTGGACGTTCGCGAACACGACGTTCGTCGACGCCACGCTCGCCCTCGTCATCGTCGTCGCCCTCCTCGCCCAGCGGGACGCCTACCGGCGCGTGAGCAACGCGCTCGGATCGACCTGGCGAGACATCGCCGCGGTTCGACCGATCCCCCGACAGCTGGCCCAGCTCGGCGAGGTCCGCTGGTCGGGGCGGGTCATCAAGCTCGGGCTGCTCGCAGCCGCCGCGGCGCTCCCCGCGGTCCTCAGCGGCAGCCAGACCTACCTCGCGGCGCTGATCCTCATCTACGCCATCGTCGGGTTGTCGCTGCTCGTCCTCACTGGCTGGGCCGGGCAGATCTCCCTCGGCCAGTTCGCGCTGGCCGGTGTCGGCGGCGCCACGACGGCCGTGCTGTTCCAACGCCACGGTTGGGACTTCCTCCTGGCCCTCGCCGCGGGCGTGGTGGTTGGCGCGCTGACCGCGCTCTTGATCGGCGTGCCCGCCCTCCGGATCCAGGGTCCGTTCCTCGCCGTCACGACACTGGCCTTCGCGTTGGGCGTCTCCACCTACTTCCTCAATCCCGCCAACCTGCCATGGTTCGTGACCGTCCAGATCAGCCGGCCCACGATCCTCGGCGCCAACGTGCTCGACGCCGACTGGCAGATCTACTACCTGTGCCTGGTCTCGTTCCTGGTGGTGATGCTCGCCGTCCGGTCGCTTCGACGGAGCCGAATCGGTCGAGCCCTGATCGCAACGCGCGACAACGAGGCGGCAACGAGCGCCGCCGCGCTCAACACGACCAGGATGAAGCTGACCGCCTTCCTGATCTCCGGTGGGATCGCCGGGTTCGCCGGTGCCATCTTCGTCGTGCACCAACGGGGTGTGAACAGCGGCTCGTTCAACGCCGACATCAGCATCGCCTTGTTCCTGATGGTGGTGGTCGGCGGGGCGGGGTCGCTGCCGGGGGTGGTCATCGGCGCCATCTACGTCTGGGGCACGCAGTACTACCTCCACGGCGGGTTCAGCCTGGTCGCGAGCGGGCTCGGGATCCTGATCCTGCTCATCGTCCTCCCCGAAGGGCTCGGCGGTCTGCTGTACCAGCTCCGCGACCGGCTGCTGCGCGAGCTCGCGCGACGCAAGAACATCCCGCTCTCCGGTGCCGTCGTGCCGGCGGCGGAGCCGAGCGGTCAGGACCGCGGCGCGACCGCCATCCTCGAGGACGCCCAACGGTCGAGCCCGCGGGACCCGAGCCGAACCGGGCCTCGCCAACCGGTCGGGCGCTTGACGGGCGGCCCCACACCCGACGGGAGTCAGCCCGGTGCCACCGCCGACGGCTCGGCCGACCCGGCGGCGAGCCGCGGGCCGCGGAGCACCGGGCGCGCGCTCCTCCCGCTGATCGTCGTGACCGGGCTCGCCGCGATGGCCCAGCTCAACGCCCTCGCGCTCGTCCTGCTCCTGCCGGACCTGCGGGGCAGCTTCCACTCGGGGCTGTTCTTCGTGTCGACCATCGCCGTGGTCGGCATCCAGGTCGGGCTACTGCTCGACGTCGGGATCGGCGGGCTCGCCAACCGGGTCCGCCGCATGCGACTGCTGTGCGCGGGGATGGGGCTCGTCGCCGTCTGCTCCGTCCTGGTCGTCGTCGCCGGGCGCGCGCAGAGCGTCGTGCTGCTCGACGTCGCCACCGCCGCCGTCGCCGTCGCCGGCTGGGCGTTCACCTCGACGCAGAACAGCCTGCTCGCCGACCACTACCCGCCGGAGGTCCGTCCCCGCGTTCACTTCATCCAACGGGCCGGGATCGCGGGCGCGCTCGCCCTCGGCCCCGCGCTCGTCGGCGCCCTCGAGATCTTCTACCGCTGGCAGGTCCCCTTCCTGGTCCTCGCCGTCCCGACGCTCGTGCTTGTTGCGCTCGGTCTGCTGGTGCGAGGCCCGACCAGTCGCGAGTGGGCCGGAGCGCCCCGAGCCGATGCCGAGGAACCGCCCTCGTTCGCCGAGGCGATCCGGGTGCTGTTCGCCAAGCCGTCGATCCGACGCCTCTACTACTCCCTCCCATTCTTGGCGGTGCTGATCGTGGGCATGCGCCACTTCGCGGACCTGCTGTACCGCAACGTCTTCCATTTGAGCGCCGGCGGTCGAGCGCTGGTCTTTGCTCTGGTCGAGCCCAGCACCTTCGTGGGCCTCGTCGTGGGCCTCATCGTCGTGCCGCGGCTCATGGCGAGGGACCTCGGGCGGGCGGTGCGGCTCGTGTCGTACGCGGCCGTCGGCGCCGCGGCCTGCCTCGCGGCGATGGCGTTGGCGCCGAACGTGGCGTGGGCGGCCGGCGCGCAGTTCACCTACGGGCTTGCGGCCGCCTGGTTGCTCGCATCCATCTATACGGCGGTGTCCGTCGCGGCACCGCCGCGCATGGTCCCCCTCGCCTTCGCGTTGACCTCGTTGTGGTTCGGCTTCGGCGTCGGGGTCATCGCGCCGGCGGGGTTGTCACTGATCTCGACCGTGAACGGGCTCGCCGGGTACCGAGGCGGGTTCTACGTCTACGTCGCCCTGCTGCTCATCGGGTCTCGGGTCCTGGCCTCGGCGACCAGGTCGCTCAACCGTGACGTCGAGCAGCTGCGGATCACCGCGCTGGCCGACGCGGAGATCCTTCGCAGCCGTGCCGCCGGGCGGGCCCAGCTGCTCATGGTGCGGTCCCTCGACGCGGGCTACGACGGCCTCCAAGTGCTCTTCGGCGTCGACCTCGACGTCGACGACGGGGAGCTCGTCGCGATCCTCGGCACGAACGGAGCCGGCAAGTCCACCCTCCTCCGGGCCATCTCGGGGCTGAACACAGCCACCGCCGGGGAGGTGATCTTCGACGGTCGCGACATCACGACCGTCGACGCCGCTCGGGTCGTGAGCCGGGGCATCGTCCAGGTGCCGGGTGGACGGGGCATCTTCGCCGGGCTGTCGGTGGCGGAGAACCTGCGGGCCGCGGCCTGGCAGCACAACGGCGATGGCCACGACCGAGAGGACGTCACCGAGGTGGCGCTGGGGCGCTTCCCGGTGCTCCGGGACCGCTGGGACGTCCCGGCCGGCAGTCTCTCCGGCGGGGAGCAGCAGATGCTGAGCCTGGCGCTCGCGTTCCTCGCACGACCACGGCTGCTCATGATCGACGAGCTGTCGCTCGGTCTCGCGCCCGTCGTGATCGACATGCTGATCGACGTCGTGGATGCGATCCACGAGAGCGGCACGACGGTGATCCTCGTCGAGCAGTCCGTCAACCTCGCGTTGCGGCTTGCGGGCCGCGCCGTCTTCATGGAGCGGGGCCAGGTGCGCTTCACGGGCGCGACGTCCGAGCTCGCCGATCGCGACGATCTGATCCGTGCAGTGTTCCTGGACGGCGCGCGCCCGCCCGCCCCCTCCGACGAGCCGGCCGGGCCGACTCGGGTCGATGCGGGCCCGCGCCGCGCCGCGGCGAGCACCGTTCCCGACGGGGTGGTGCTCGCCTCGAGCGGACTGCGACGGCGGTTCGGCGGCGTGACGGCCGTCGACGGCGTCAGCCTCGAGCTGCACGCCGGCGAGATCCTCGGGCTCGTCGGCCCGAACGGCGCCGGCAAGACGACCCTCTTCGAGTTGCTCTCCGGTCACTTGGCCCCCGATCGCGGCCGCGTGCGCATGTTCGGCGCCGACGTCACCGAGTGGCCCGCGCATCGGCGGGCGGCGGCGGGGTTGGGACGCTCGTTCCAGTCAGCCCGGCTCTGGCCCGGCCTGACCGTTGGTGAGTCGCTCGCGCTCGCGGCCTCGAAGCGGCTGCACTCGCCGGGGGTGCTGGCCTCCTTGCTCGGCCTGCCAACGGTGCGAAGAGCAGAACGTCAAGCCGAGCGAGCGGCCGACGAGGTCATCGAGATGTTCGGGCTCGGCGACTATCGTGACTACCTGACCGCCGACCTCTCGACCGGCACGCGCCGCCTGGTCGAGCTGGCGGTGCTGGTCGCGATGCGTCCGTCCATCCTCCTCCTGGACGAGCCGTCGGCCGGGACCGCGCAGAGCGAGGCGCTCGCTCTCGTGCCCGTCCTGCGCGACACCACAGCATGGCTCAGATGCAGCACCATCGTGGTCGAACACGACATCGCGCTCGTGCGTGCGTTGGCCGATCGCGTCGCGGCGATGGACACCGGCTCCATCGTCGCCGTCGGCTCTCCGGACGACGTGTTCCGCCATCCCCGGGTGGTGGAGGCGTACCTCGGTGCCACGCCGCACTGA
- a CDS encoding TetR family transcriptional regulator, whose product MTELAPQSLTAQLRAKRSEMMISELEAVALRLFEERGFDEVTIEELASRARISVRTFYRYFSAKEDLLQVKIDRRSEALQAALSARPVDDPPLHSLRLALEAVISAEDPVLLRCWIAVVAATPSVLKGVIGGIQLKSQRVIVEFLSSRLSLPSDALVPTMLAAAVGGIIQAAHTRWFVDGGDIGTMISDGLEVLERGIGSDPREWAHRIERPKRARRQTR is encoded by the coding sequence ATGACGGAGCTGGCTCCCCAGTCGCTCACCGCGCAGCTGAGGGCGAAGCGCTCGGAGATGATGATCTCCGAGTTGGAAGCCGTCGCGCTTCGACTGTTCGAGGAGCGCGGCTTCGACGAGGTGACGATCGAGGAGCTGGCCTCGAGAGCGCGCATCTCCGTCCGGACGTTCTACCGCTACTTTTCCGCGAAGGAAGACCTGCTTCAGGTGAAGATCGATCGACGCAGCGAAGCGCTCCAAGCAGCGCTGTCGGCTCGTCCGGTCGACGACCCTCCGCTGCACTCGCTGCGCCTTGCGCTCGAGGCGGTGATCTCAGCCGAGGACCCAGTGCTGCTTCGATGCTGGATCGCCGTCGTCGCGGCCACGCCGAGCGTGCTGAAGGGGGTCATCGGCGGGATCCAACTGAAGAGCCAGCGCGTCATCGTAGAGTTCCTCAGTTCTCGCCTCAGTCTCCCCAGTGACGCTCTGGTGCCCACCATGCTGGCGGCGGCAGTCGGGGGCATCATCCAGGCGGCCCACACCCGCTGGTTCGTCGACGGTGGGGACATCGGGACCATGATCTCCGACGGACTTGAGGTCCTGGAACGAGGGATCGGCTCCGATCCAAGAGAGTGGGCGCACCGTATCGAGAGGCCAAAACGCGCGAGACGACAGACTCGATAG
- a CDS encoding alpha/beta hydrolase domain-containing protein, producing the protein MALLALCAALLTAAFTGSGPPRSMAGAARSVSGPAADVSTELTGGQGVFIGSPIPVDLARAAYVQHEYAAAGTATSYLASGPLGRDGRWALAPDARAAYRTRVLVRRPASRARFSGTVVVEWLNVSGGVDADPDWATLHEEILRRGDAWVGVSAQRIGVVGGPVLVTVNVPGAEAAGKGLVAIDPARYGTLAHPGDGFSFDIFTQVARALRSGGALGGLHPKRLIAAGESQSAFAMVTYYDGVQPLTHAFDGFFVHSRGAIGLPLVAAGQYADIAHAISGTPSIFRTDQAAPVMDVQTETDVASILDSYAARQPDSARFRLWEVPGTAHADAHLLGANVAYLDCGVPVNNGPLHVVAKAALHALETWLSTGAAPVHAARIDVVAGARPQIQRTADGIALGGVRTPPVDVPVAALSGNPGPNPSTICLLLGSTTPFPASRIAQLYPSRAPYLRRFTADAGAAIRAGFVLRADRSALLGFADPSRVGP; encoded by the coding sequence GTGGCGTTGCTGGCGCTGTGCGCGGCGTTGCTCACGGCGGCCTTCACGGGCTCCGGCCCGCCGCGGTCGATGGCCGGCGCGGCCCGGAGCGTGAGCGGCCCGGCGGCGGACGTGTCGACGGAGCTGACCGGCGGGCAGGGGGTGTTCATCGGCTCCCCGATCCCGGTGGACCTGGCCCGGGCCGCGTACGTGCAGCACGAGTACGCGGCGGCGGGCACGGCGACCTCCTACTTGGCCAGCGGCCCGCTGGGTCGCGACGGCCGCTGGGCGCTCGCACCGGACGCGCGGGCCGCATACCGGACGCGGGTGCTGGTGCGTCGGCCGGCGAGCCGGGCCCGGTTCAGCGGCACGGTCGTCGTCGAGTGGCTGAACGTGAGTGGGGGCGTGGACGCCGACCCGGACTGGGCGACGCTGCACGAGGAGATCCTGCGGCGCGGCGACGCGTGGGTGGGGGTGTCGGCGCAGCGGATCGGCGTGGTGGGCGGGCCGGTGCTGGTGACGGTGAACGTCCCGGGCGCGGAGGCGGCGGGGAAGGGGCTGGTGGCGATCGACCCCGCCCGGTACGGAACGCTGGCGCACCCGGGGGACGGCTTCTCGTTTGACATCTTCACGCAGGTGGCGCGGGCGCTCCGCTCGGGCGGCGCGCTGGGTGGCTTGCATCCGAAGCGGCTGATCGCGGCGGGGGAGTCGCAGTCGGCTTTCGCGATGGTCACGTACTACGACGGGGTGCAGCCGCTGACGCACGCCTTCGACGGCTTCTTCGTGCACAGCCGGGGCGCCATCGGGCTGCCCCTGGTCGCCGCGGGGCAGTACGCGGACATCGCGCACGCGATCAGCGGCACGCCGTCGATCTTCCGTACCGACCAGGCGGCGCCGGTGATGGACGTGCAGACGGAGACGGACGTGGCGAGCATCCTGGACTCGTACGCGGCCCGCCAGCCGGACAGCGCCCGCTTCCGGCTCTGGGAGGTGCCGGGCACGGCGCATGCGGACGCGCACCTGCTGGGCGCGAACGTCGCCTACCTCGATTGCGGCGTGCCGGTGAACAACGGGCCGCTGCACGTGGTCGCGAAGGCAGCGCTGCACGCCCTCGAGACGTGGCTCAGCACGGGGGCGGCGCCGGTGCACGCAGCCCGCATCGATGTCGTGGCGGGCGCGAGGCCGCAGATCCAGCGGACCGCGGACGGGATCGCGCTGGGCGGCGTGCGGACGCCGCCGGTGGACGTCCCGGTCGCGGCGCTGTCAGGGAACCCGGGGCCGAACCCCTCCACGATCTGCCTGCTGCTCGGCTCCACCACCCCGTTCCCGGCGTCGCGCATCGCGCAGCTGTACCCGTCCCGCGCCCCCTACCTGCGCCGGTTCACGGCGGACGCGGGCGCGGCGATCCGGGCGGGTTTCGTGCTGCGCGCCGACCGCTCGGCGCTGCTCGGGTTCGCGGACCCGTCGCGGGTGGGGCCGTGA
- a CDS encoding sialidase family protein: MVGVMVTRRGRARFALVASVGVAASLFAASASSASGTSSGGHLEVNVMNEPVRGGEPELAINAGNAQNLVFGHTVVGNTYAQNTLADSIRAVNGGLQVSHDGGKTWTADRPLHTSGYSEPANPFWIAKGHTGATGLKLTTNGVGDPVEASGPDGSIYAGGVITEAKPPGPAPFNFTVPQGAIAVLRSTDGGRTFGPMSAVLTDLDLQGMFGRGMQPMAEGSFGVVPFDRPWMVVDQSTGAVYVSTTGHPQRYVAVSHDKGRTWGRIEALDCDEATPPDANHDVTCSTYPQSGDGNIAAVHGVLAAAYIASAAPGSTCPCAVFETSTDVGAHWNRHVVVANLPAGSGTSVAADPAHRGRFAVMVLPGHQVSGGLAGLPARKNVPQQVQVATTSDSGRNWSNPTALGNEPVAHITNRPWIAYGPTGVLAALWRNAYPPYDPSSFLVPGTQNVFAAISRNNGTTFSAPVQLNSAPSPPPDPTQLAEDDVSFVAVTSQYVYGAWGDWRTTAKNPVAAGSSPPSGELNSWIARVSITSF, from the coding sequence GTGGTTGGCGTGATGGTCACCCGTCGTGGTCGGGCTCGGTTCGCGCTGGTGGCTTCCGTGGGGGTCGCCGCATCACTGTTCGCGGCGTCGGCCAGCTCCGCTAGTGGCACGTCATCGGGAGGGCATCTGGAAGTCAACGTGATGAACGAGCCAGTCAGGGGCGGAGAGCCCGAACTCGCCATCAACGCCGGCAATGCTCAGAACCTGGTGTTCGGCCACACGGTTGTTGGAAACACCTACGCCCAGAACACCCTGGCGGACTCGATACGAGCCGTCAACGGCGGTCTGCAGGTGAGCCACGATGGTGGCAAGACCTGGACAGCTGACCGACCGTTGCACACGAGCGGCTATTCGGAGCCGGCGAACCCGTTCTGGATTGCAAAGGGCCACACCGGGGCTACCGGGCTCAAGCTGACCACAAACGGCGTGGGGGATCCGGTCGAAGCGAGTGGGCCAGACGGGTCGATCTATGCGGGAGGCGTGATCACCGAAGCCAAGCCTCCGGGTCCTGCACCCTTCAATTTCACGGTCCCACAGGGGGCGATCGCGGTGCTCCGCTCCACCGATGGCGGTCGGACCTTCGGCCCGATGAGCGCAGTGTTGACCGACCTGGATCTACAGGGGATGTTCGGTCGGGGGATGCAGCCGATGGCCGAGGGATCGTTCGGTGTCGTCCCGTTCGACCGGCCGTGGATGGTTGTGGACCAGTCCACCGGGGCCGTCTATGTCTCGACGACGGGACATCCGCAGCGCTACGTCGCGGTTTCCCATGACAAGGGTCGAACATGGGGACGAATCGAGGCGCTCGACTGCGACGAGGCGACGCCACCCGACGCCAACCACGATGTCACGTGCAGCACCTATCCCCAGTCAGGTGACGGCAACATCGCGGCCGTTCATGGTGTGCTTGCGGCCGCGTACATCGCCAGTGCCGCCCCGGGCAGCACCTGTCCCTGCGCGGTGTTCGAAACGAGCACCGATGTCGGAGCCCATTGGAATCGCCATGTCGTCGTTGCCAATCTGCCTGCTGGATCGGGTACCTCCGTTGCCGCCGATCCTGCCCATAGAGGCCGCTTCGCCGTCATGGTCCTGCCGGGGCATCAGGTCTCGGGCGGTCTCGCAGGCCTTCCAGCAAGAAAAAACGTCCCACAACAAGTCCAAGTGGCCACGACCAGCGACTCGGGCCGCAATTGGTCAAATCCCACGGCACTAGGAAACGAACCGGTCGCGCACATCACCAATCGCCCCTGGATCGCATACGGCCCAACAGGCGTTCTGGCCGCCCTGTGGCGCAACGCATACCCGCCTTATGACCCGTCGTCGTTCTTGGTGCCCGGCACCCAGAACGTGTTCGCCGCCATCTCGCGCAACAATGGAACAACCTTCAGCGCCCCAGTTCAGCTCAACTCCGCGCCGTCACCCCCGCCGGATCCCACCCAGCTGGCCGAGGATGATGTCTCCTTTGTCGCTGTCACATCGCAGTATGTCTACGGCGCGTGGGGTGACTGGCGAACGACGGCGAAGAACCCGGTAGCGGCCGGATCCTCACCGCCATCGGGCGAGCTCAACTCCTGGATCGCCCGCGTTTCCATCACCAGCTTTTGA